The following coding sequences lie in one Thermodesulforhabdaceae bacterium genomic window:
- a CDS encoding TMEM165/GDT1 family protein, translating to MDWRLFLSTFFAIFVAELGDKTQLATFCFASDAKSRLTVFLAASTALVSTSAIAVLCADMLRRFVSPDLIRWIAGILFIAIGIWMILKK from the coding sequence ATGGATTGGAGACTTTTTTTAAGCACTTTCTTTGCAATATTTGTCGCAGAACTTGGAGATAAAACTCAGCTTGCGACCTTTTGTTTTGCTTCCGATGCAAAATCCAGATTGACGGTTTTTTTAGCTGCATCTACAGCTCTTGTTTCAACATCGGCTATTGCCGTGCTCTGTGCTGATATGCTGCGTCGTTTTGTTTCTCCTGATCTGATTCGATGGATTGCAGGCATTCTTTTTATCGCTATAGGTATTTGGATGATACTGAAGAAGTGA
- a CDS encoding zinc ribbon domain-containing protein, with the protein MPIFEYRCGKCGKDFEVLVFRQDEAVNCPECGSSEVNKKMSLFGFKSGGDKGAVSSRVGSSTASSCAGCTASSCSSCH; encoded by the coding sequence ATGCCTATTTTTGAGTATCGTTGCGGAAAATGCGGGAAAGATTTTGAGGTTCTGGTTTTTCGGCAGGATGAAGCGGTAAACTGCCCTGAATGTGGTTCCTCAGAAGTAAACAAAAAAATGTCCCTTTTTGGCTTCAAAAGTGGTGGAGATAAGGGAGCGGTAAGCAGTAGAGTAGGATCATCAACAGCATCCAGTTGCGCAGGTTGCACAGCTTCGTCCTGTTCCTCCTGTCATTAA
- the hemC gene encoding hydroxymethylbilane synthase: protein MNKRRLVIGTRGSKLALRQSLTVKELLESLWEGLEIELSIIKTTGDKITDVPLAKVGGKGLFVKEIEDALIAGSVDIAVHSMKDVPAELPPGLTIGAIPKREDPRDALVSVSFSRLMNLPEGAIVGTSSLRRTVQLRMLRPDLRVETLRGNLDTRLRKLKEGLFDAVILAAAGIHRMGWQDVITEYLDPNDFLPAVGQGALGIEIRKDDDEVAEIISKIHDKTTALSVKAERSFLRELEGGCQVPIGCHCFVEDGNARLVGMIASLDGTVALKSEIRGRLEEAEMLGEKLAQELRLKGGEEILRSIYGKVEK, encoded by the coding sequence ATGAATAAGCGCCGCTTAGTGATTGGGACTCGTGGAAGCAAGCTAGCCCTTCGTCAGAGTCTTACAGTAAAAGAATTGCTTGAAAGTCTTTGGGAAGGGTTAGAAATCGAACTTTCTATTATCAAAACCACAGGCGATAAAATTACCGATGTGCCCCTTGCTAAAGTTGGAGGCAAGGGGCTCTTTGTTAAAGAAATTGAAGATGCTCTTATTGCCGGAAGCGTCGATATTGCTGTTCACAGTATGAAGGATGTGCCCGCCGAATTGCCTCCAGGACTTACCATAGGAGCTATTCCTAAAAGAGAGGATCCTCGCGACGCGCTGGTTTCTGTTTCTTTTTCAAGGCTTATGAATCTTCCCGAAGGTGCCATCGTAGGCACCAGCAGTTTGAGAAGAACCGTTCAGCTTAGAATGCTCAGGCCAGACCTGAGAGTTGAGACTCTTCGTGGAAATCTTGATACTCGTCTTAGAAAACTCAAAGAGGGACTTTTTGACGCTGTTATTCTTGCCGCCGCCGGTATTCATCGTATGGGGTGGCAGGATGTTATAACAGAGTATCTCGACCCTAACGATTTTCTTCCAGCAGTGGGGCAGGGCGCTCTGGGAATTGAAATTCGAAAAGATGATGATGAAGTAGCAGAAATCATATCAAAAATCCACGATAAGACTACGGCTCTTTCGGTCAAGGCAGAACGAAGCTTTCTTAGAGAGTTAGAAGGTGGATGTCAGGTGCCAATTGGTTGTCACTGCTTTGTTGAAGATGGCAACGCTAGGCTTGTGGGAATGATCGCATCCCTTGATGGAACTGTGGCTCTTAAAAGTGAAATAAGAGGCAGACTGGAAGAAGCCGAGATGCTGGGAGAAAAACTCGCTCAGGAATTACGCCTCAAGGGCGGTGAAGAAATTCTTCGGTCGATTTACGGGAAGGTAGAAAAATGA
- the cobA gene encoding uroporphyrinogen-III C-methyltransferase, whose product MNVVKGKVYLVGAGPGDPGLITVKAQNLIAKADVIVYDYLANESLLSLAKPEAEKIYVGKKAGAHTLSQAEINQLLIDKGRNSVVVRLKGGDPFVFGRGGEEAQALASAGIPYEVVPGVTAAVAVPAYAGIPLSHRDITASMTFVTGHEKEGQEDSKINWEALAKLGGTLVFFMGVKNISLIASRLIDNGLSPQTPAAVIRWGTTPQQKTVCGVLGNIASRVAEENITPPAIIVVGDVVQLREELNWFEKKPLFGKTVVVTRTRTQASRLVELLSEYGASCIEFPTIAIEPPPSWDDLDRAIDELSRYDWVIFTSVNGVENFFARVWERGGDVRSLTGVSVAAIGPETAKAVENRGIRVDFVPKSYRAEDLAEGFPESVIRGKRVLIPRAMEAREILPQILEDRGAYVAVVSAYRTVMPSNESSEKLAQAIKDGIVDCLTFTSSSTVRNFVKMIGPFLNIEDLNKSVVACIGPVTAQTAQELGLSVNVVASSYTIEGLVESIVDFFSAR is encoded by the coding sequence ATGAATGTTGTAAAGGGAAAAGTCTATCTCGTAGGAGCTGGACCTGGAGATCCGGGGCTTATAACCGTCAAAGCTCAAAATCTCATCGCTAAAGCCGATGTGATTGTCTATGATTATCTGGCTAATGAATCGCTGCTTAGCCTAGCAAAACCTGAAGCAGAAAAAATTTATGTAGGGAAAAAAGCGGGTGCTCACACTCTGTCCCAAGCAGAAATAAACCAGCTTTTGATCGATAAGGGGCGTAACTCTGTTGTTGTGCGACTTAAAGGGGGAGATCCTTTTGTGTTTGGCCGTGGCGGCGAGGAAGCTCAAGCCCTTGCTTCTGCCGGCATTCCCTACGAAGTTGTGCCTGGAGTCACAGCAGCGGTTGCAGTGCCTGCCTACGCTGGTATTCCCCTTTCTCATAGAGATATCACTGCTTCAATGACCTTTGTTACTGGTCATGAAAAGGAAGGGCAGGAAGATTCCAAGATAAATTGGGAGGCTCTGGCAAAGCTTGGCGGAACTCTTGTGTTTTTCATGGGAGTCAAAAATATCTCTCTTATCGCTTCTCGATTGATTGATAACGGCTTGTCGCCTCAAACTCCTGCCGCTGTAATCCGTTGGGGTACAACCCCTCAACAAAAAACCGTATGTGGGGTTCTTGGTAATATTGCATCCCGGGTAGCTGAAGAAAACATAACGCCTCCTGCTATCATCGTGGTTGGAGATGTGGTGCAGCTTAGAGAAGAATTAAACTGGTTCGAGAAAAAACCTCTTTTTGGCAAAACCGTTGTGGTTACAAGAACTAGAACTCAAGCAAGCCGACTGGTAGAACTCCTATCAGAATACGGCGCTTCCTGTATTGAGTTTCCTACCATTGCCATTGAACCACCCCCTTCCTGGGATGATCTGGACAGAGCCATTGATGAACTGAGCCGGTATGATTGGGTCATTTTTACGAGCGTAAACGGTGTTGAGAACTTTTTTGCTAGAGTCTGGGAGCGAGGCGGGGATGTTAGAAGTCTTACTGGAGTATCCGTTGCTGCTATTGGACCTGAGACAGCAAAAGCGGTTGAGAACCGAGGCATACGGGTTGATTTTGTCCCGAAGAGTTATAGGGCTGAAGACCTGGCGGAAGGGTTTCCTGAGAGTGTAATTAGAGGTAAAAGAGTGCTTATACCCAGAGCTATGGAAGCTAGAGAGATATTGCCTCAGATTCTTGAAGATAGAGGAGCTTACGTTGCTGTAGTGTCGGCATACCGAACGGTTATGCCGTCTAACGAATCTTCCGAAAAACTTGCCCAGGCAATAAAGGATGGCATCGTTGACTGCCTGACCTTTACTTCTTCTTCCACCGTGCGGAATTTTGTGAAGATGATCGGACCGTTTTTGAACATAGAGGATCTCAACAAATCCGTTGTTGCCTGTATAGGACCAGTCACAGCTCAGACAGCGCAAGAACTTGGACTTTCAGTTAATGTTGTGGCTAGCAGCTACACTATAGAAGGACTCGTGGAGTCAATTGTAGATTTCTTTTCAGCCAGATAG
- a CDS encoding histone deacetylase, with product MIKAVHKTGLVFFPAFDWAISPTHPEREERLLYTQDQVLEEGLLDIEGIVEFKPDMITRDDIRRVHFCVPDEWSVITDSHLISGGGAKTIATMVVNKVVERGFALVRPPGHHAMRVVHGARGFCNINIEAIMIEYLRDAYGIEKIAIVDTDCHHGDGTQDIYWHDPDTLFISTHQDGRTLYPGSGFPHELGGPTAFGTTINIPLPPLTSEEGFLYVTDNVILPILESFQPELIINSAGQDNHYTDPITNMRFSAQGYAQLTTKLRPHIAVLEGGYSIEGALPYVNVGIILALAGLDFSHVKEPDYDPEKLRQTPDVTQHIKKVADRVMEYWHQVPEIKEKLLNQGGIKERERTIYYDTDNILENQREKIRVCTDCSGVWAIESWTDRGRRIYAVHVPRKACSTCENLGYEWYENASLKLFDCVFIQDRKNRRFLTRRHPD from the coding sequence ATGATTAAGGCTGTTCATAAAACAGGGCTTGTCTTTTTTCCAGCCTTTGACTGGGCTATATCTCCAACCCATCCTGAAAGAGAAGAACGGCTCCTTTATACTCAGGATCAGGTGCTTGAAGAGGGGCTTCTGGATATAGAAGGCATCGTTGAATTCAAGCCGGACATGATCACAAGGGATGATATACGGAGAGTGCATTTCTGTGTGCCTGATGAATGGAGCGTCATAACGGATTCTCATCTAATAAGTGGTGGAGGCGCAAAGACTATAGCCACGATGGTTGTAAATAAAGTTGTAGAGCGAGGATTTGCTCTTGTGCGTCCCCCTGGTCATCATGCCATGAGAGTAGTTCACGGGGCTAGAGGCTTCTGCAACATAAACATAGAAGCCATAATGATTGAATACCTTAGGGATGCCTATGGTATTGAAAAAATCGCTATTGTTGATACGGACTGCCACCATGGCGATGGGACTCAGGACATCTACTGGCACGATCCCGACACCCTTTTTATCTCCACCCATCAAGATGGACGCACTCTCTACCCCGGCTCTGGGTTCCCTCATGAACTAGGTGGTCCTACCGCTTTTGGGACAACCATAAACATTCCTCTTCCTCCCCTAACATCCGAAGAAGGTTTTCTTTATGTAACAGACAATGTGATTCTCCCAATTCTGGAATCTTTTCAACCTGAACTCATCATTAATTCAGCAGGACAGGATAACCACTACACAGATCCAATAACCAACATGAGATTTTCTGCCCAGGGATATGCTCAACTCACGACAAAACTTAGACCTCACATTGCAGTGCTGGAAGGCGGATACTCAATTGAAGGCGCTCTCCCCTATGTAAACGTTGGTATTATACTCGCTCTGGCAGGACTTGATTTTTCCCACGTTAAAGAACCAGATTACGATCCAGAAAAGTTGCGCCAAACACCAGATGTTACTCAGCATATAAAGAAAGTAGCCGATCGAGTCATGGAATACTGGCATCAGGTTCCAGAGATTAAAGAAAAGCTCCTAAACCAGGGAGGGATTAAAGAGCGAGAAAGGACGATCTATTACGACACCGACAACATTCTTGAAAATCAGCGAGAAAAAATTCGAGTGTGTACGGATTGTAGCGGTGTATGGGCAATTGAGTCCTGGACAGACCGAGGAAGACGCATATACGCTGTTCACGTTCCCAGGAAGGCCTGCAGTACTTGTGAAAATCTAGGTTACGAATGGTATGAGAACGCATCCCTTAAGCTTTTTGACTGCGTTTTTATTCAGGATCGAAAAAATCGTCGTTTTCTCACCAGGAGACATCCTGACTAA
- a CDS encoding SIS domain-containing protein, giving the protein MSNWEENHVKEGVEELINLLGTLLPLIETKLVNVAHMLATVFRSRHRLFIFGNGGSAADAQHIAAEFVNRFELDRPALPAIALTTDTSILTSVANDRSFSEIFLQQLKAMAEPGDMALGISTSGASSNVILALKWAKENGLHTVGFMGQAITEMDVYCDVAIHVPSLKTPRIQECHILMGHLLCGLVEKIMEKGNQ; this is encoded by the coding sequence ATGAGCAACTGGGAAGAAAACCATGTTAAAGAGGGGGTGGAGGAGCTTATAAACCTCTTGGGGACCCTCCTTCCCTTGATAGAAACAAAGCTTGTGAACGTTGCTCATATGCTTGCAACCGTTTTTAGATCCCGCCATCGGCTTTTTATTTTTGGAAACGGGGGTAGCGCTGCCGACGCTCAACACATAGCTGCTGAATTTGTAAACCGCTTTGAGCTTGATCGACCCGCTTTGCCAGCCATCGCTCTTACTACCGATACTTCGATCCTGACAAGCGTTGCCAATGATAGAAGCTTTAGCGAGATTTTCTTGCAGCAGCTTAAGGCTATGGCCGAACCAGGCGATATGGCTCTAGGGATCAGCACCAGCGGTGCATCGTCAAACGTTATTCTGGCTCTTAAGTGGGCTAAAGAGAATGGCCTTCACACGGTGGGGTTCATGGGACAGGCGATTACAGAAATGGATGTCTACTGCGATGTGGCTATTCATGTTCCCTCACTAAAAACACCCAGGATTCAAGAATGTCATATCCTTATGGGGCATCTTTTATGCGGGCTGGTGGAGAAAATCATGGAAAAAGGGAATCAATAG
- a CDS encoding hydantoinase/oxoprolinase family protein: MIIGLDVGGTHTDAVLIGKKEGLISQAKVPTDKSQLFETIIAGLELVTKGVRVENIERVVLSTTLTTNAILEGKTEPAGMIVASGPGLNPELFRVGNYYYPVSGYIDHRGREVQPINPFEIETVASKLRSDGIKSVGVVGKFSVRNPAHENQIIKKLNNGFDYILAGHRISGNLNFPRRIATVFLNVSVQSIYKLFFQAIQKSIAKMGIKAPIYVLKADGGTMSLEASMEFPGQTIFSGPAASIMGALSYVQPKVETLVLDIGGTTTDMGILIDQVPLLEPLGIEIGGLKTLVRSLNTESIALGGDSAVRVRSGHIFIGPDREGPAMAFGGPTPTPTDALIVLGIMKEGNPAQAEKAMTLVGEALGCDAKSAAQEVYSAFCHILLGAARAMIERINQRPVYTIREFLDAYRVEPQEIFVIGGPAPYFAPKLSEMSGLSARVVPYHEVVNAIGAALSRTTCELTLFVDTERGIASAPEEDFYKPVGNNFTIDEAKNLALSLLSDKAQREGASPEHIETEVIEEQQFNMVRGFYTTGKNIRVKVQVKPGLIEGYQVDSREKKAATYMQIPQGR, encoded by the coding sequence ATGATTATAGGCCTTGATGTAGGTGGCACCCACACAGATGCCGTGCTGATCGGCAAAAAAGAAGGTCTGATCAGTCAAGCAAAGGTCCCCACCGATAAATCCCAGCTTTTCGAAACGATTATTGCGGGCTTGGAGTTAGTAACTAAAGGCGTTCGAGTAGAAAATATCGAAAGAGTAGTGTTAAGCACCACACTAACCACGAACGCCATTTTAGAAGGCAAGACAGAACCTGCTGGTATGATTGTCGCAAGTGGTCCTGGATTAAATCCAGAATTGTTTCGGGTCGGCAATTATTACTATCCCGTATCCGGTTATATCGACCATCGAGGGCGGGAAGTTCAGCCTATTAATCCCTTCGAAATAGAAACTGTGGCTTCCAAGCTAAGATCGGATGGAATAAAGTCGGTCGGCGTTGTAGGAAAATTCTCCGTTAGAAACCCTGCTCACGAAAACCAAATCATAAAAAAGCTTAACAACGGTTTCGATTACATACTTGCTGGACACAGAATTTCCGGAAATCTTAACTTTCCCAGGCGTATCGCTACCGTTTTTCTTAATGTATCCGTTCAAAGCATTTATAAACTATTCTTTCAGGCAATACAAAAGTCGATAGCTAAAATGGGGATCAAAGCACCCATTTATGTACTTAAAGCCGACGGCGGAACAATGTCTTTAGAAGCGTCTATGGAATTTCCAGGTCAAACAATTTTTTCTGGTCCTGCAGCCAGTATAATGGGTGCTCTTTCATATGTCCAACCCAAGGTTGAAACGCTCGTCCTGGACATAGGCGGCACAACAACCGACATGGGGATACTGATAGATCAGGTGCCTCTGTTAGAACCGCTGGGAATAGAGATTGGCGGACTAAAGACTCTTGTAAGATCTCTTAACACCGAATCAATCGCCCTTGGCGGAGACAGTGCGGTGCGAGTAAGATCCGGGCACATTTTTATTGGACCCGATCGCGAAGGTCCCGCTATGGCTTTTGGAGGACCAACTCCCACGCCTACAGATGCTCTCATAGTTCTGGGCATTATGAAAGAAGGCAACCCTGCCCAGGCAGAAAAAGCTATGACGTTAGTTGGGGAAGCTTTAGGATGCGATGCCAAGTCGGCAGCTCAAGAAGTTTATTCTGCCTTCTGCCACATTCTTCTTGGGGCTGCCCGAGCGATGATTGAAAGAATCAACCAGAGACCGGTTTACACAATTCGGGAATTTCTAGATGCATACCGAGTGGAGCCTCAAGAAATTTTCGTTATAGGTGGTCCTGCACCATATTTTGCTCCTAAACTTTCGGAAATGTCCGGACTTTCCGCTCGAGTTGTTCCCTATCACGAAGTTGTAAATGCTATCGGTGCGGCTCTATCCCGCACAACCTGCGAACTCACACTGTTTGTAGATACAGAGCGAGGCATCGCTTCAGCTCCTGAAGAAGACTTTTACAAGCCCGTTGGAAACAACTTCACCATTGACGAGGCGAAAAATCTCGCCCTGTCGCTACTTTCCGACAAAGCTCAGCGTGAAGGAGCATCGCCAGAACATATTGAAACCGAAGTTATCGAAGAACAACAGTTCAACATGGTAAGAGGTTTTTATACTACGGGGAAAAATATCCGAGTAAAAGTGCAGGTCAAACCTGGGCTTATTGAAGGTTATCAGGTTGATTCTAGAGAAAAGAAAGCTGCTACTTACATGCAGATTCCCCAAGGGAGATAA
- a CDS encoding cyclophilin-like fold protein, with the protein MPAEIKIRTGKIELEAELNDSPTAQAIVQALPITAIVQTWGDEVYFPIPVSMPLEQDAKSIVSLGDIGYWPRGKAFCIFFGPTPISKGDEIVPASAVNIVGRVKGDARLLKEAKDGDEIKIELISK; encoded by the coding sequence ATGCCAGCAGAAATAAAAATTCGCACAGGAAAGATTGAACTTGAAGCCGAACTTAACGATTCTCCAACAGCTCAGGCGATTGTCCAGGCGCTACCGATTACTGCAATAGTTCAAACCTGGGGGGATGAAGTCTATTTTCCCATTCCAGTATCAATGCCCCTTGAGCAAGATGCTAAGTCTATCGTATCTCTGGGAGACATTGGTTACTGGCCTAGAGGAAAGGCTTTTTGCATATTCTTTGGGCCAACTCCAATCAGTAAAGGAGATGAGATAGTTCCAGCAAGTGCTGTAAATATTGTGGGACGTGTTAAGGGAGACGCAAGGCTGCTTAAAGAAGCAAAGGATGGGGATGAGATAAAGATCGAGCTGATCAGTAAATAA
- a CDS encoding VacJ family lipoprotein, with translation MMNSFIKPTLTIGLGLMLLLIVSVGHSTMVYGKTNNNGETSFEEFGEEIAFSDPLEPGNRVVGTFNDRLYFWVLKPVAIVYKTFLPTGIRQGIANAFDNIRTPIRFFNNIFQGKPEYAVQELERFVINSSLGIGGFFDIAERHFGISKKDEDFGQTLAFYGVKSGPYLVWPFLGPSTVRDSFGMAVDFFLDPLNYIIPDFIIKAEVKGGEVTNYTSMHIGEYEDLKKSALDPYIAVRDAYIQNRQKKIRE, from the coding sequence ATGATGAATTCTTTTATTAAACCAACGCTTACGATTGGCTTAGGACTAATGCTCCTTTTGATTGTAAGTGTGGGGCATTCTACAATGGTATATGGAAAAACAAACAATAATGGGGAAACATCCTTTGAGGAATTTGGGGAGGAAATAGCATTTTCGGATCCCCTGGAACCGGGAAACAGGGTTGTGGGCACATTTAACGACCGATTATATTTCTGGGTCTTAAAACCAGTCGCCATCGTATATAAAACCTTCCTTCCCACGGGAATTCGTCAAGGGATTGCCAATGCATTCGACAATATAAGAACACCAATTCGCTTTTTCAACAATATCTTTCAGGGGAAACCTGAATATGCAGTTCAGGAACTAGAACGATTTGTCATTAACTCCTCTCTTGGGATAGGGGGATTTTTTGATATTGCCGAACGTCATTTTGGCATATCCAAAAAAGATGAAGACTTTGGACAGACTCTTGCCTTTTACGGTGTAAAAAGCGGTCCCTATCTAGTCTGGCCATTTCTTGGACCATCTACGGTAAGAGATTCTTTTGGAATGGCGGTGGATTTTTTTCTAGATCCTCTAAATTACATTATTCCTGATTTCATTATTAAAGCGGAAGTAAAGGGTGGCGAAGTAACCAACTACACTTCGATGCACATTGGAGAATATGAAGATCTCAAGAAATCAGCTCTTGATCCCTATATCGCAGTCCGCGATGCTTATATTCAAAACAGGCAGAAGAAAATTAGAGAATAA
- a CDS encoding aminotransferase class IV — MSEKKLKVLAQEELVGSLSRMSHAHFGAYFAMYSSWFGGIIKNPAFMMIPIDDHMVHRGDGVFEAIKCANGKLYLFDRHIDRLFYSAKAIKLDFPVSPEELKNIVVETVRASGARDAVVRIFVSRGPGSFSADPAESVGSQLYVVVTKPLIPPQEQYDKGVTVKRSKVPMKPYHMAHIKTCNYLHSVLMSLEARVEKVDFAVSVDEDGCLGEGPTENIGIITSNYEFLVPKFGRVLRGTTISRAMELAKDLVKSKVLSRIAEECIPIEEVYRAHEVMMFGTTFDVLPVVKFDDKKIGPGQPGPFYKKFLKLLREDIEKNPDVCTPVFE, encoded by the coding sequence ATGAGTGAAAAAAAATTGAAAGTGCTGGCTCAAGAAGAGTTGGTTGGAAGTTTGTCAAGGATGTCTCATGCTCATTTTGGAGCTTATTTTGCCATGTATTCGAGTTGGTTTGGGGGCATAATAAAAAATCCTGCCTTTATGATGATACCCATTGACGATCACATGGTTCATAGAGGCGATGGAGTGTTTGAAGCTATTAAATGTGCCAATGGAAAACTCTATCTTTTTGATCGCCATATTGATAGATTGTTTTATTCGGCTAAGGCAATAAAGCTTGATTTTCCGGTTAGTCCTGAAGAACTAAAAAACATTGTTGTTGAGACAGTGCGAGCAAGTGGAGCGAGAGACGCAGTAGTGCGGATTTTTGTATCCCGTGGTCCCGGGAGCTTTTCGGCGGATCCTGCTGAATCCGTGGGTTCCCAGTTGTATGTAGTTGTCACAAAACCCTTAATTCCGCCTCAAGAACAGTATGATAAGGGGGTAACAGTTAAGAGAAGTAAAGTTCCGATGAAACCATACCACATGGCACACATAAAAACCTGCAACTACCTCCACAGTGTCCTTATGAGTCTCGAAGCTCGAGTGGAAAAGGTAGATTTTGCCGTTTCTGTTGATGAAGACGGATGTCTTGGTGAAGGTCCTACGGAAAATATTGGTATAATCACAAGCAATTATGAATTCTTAGTGCCTAAGTTTGGAAGAGTTTTGCGGGGAACTACCATATCAAGAGCTATGGAGCTGGCTAAAGACCTTGTAAAATCAAAGGTTTTATCCAGAATTGCCGAAGAGTGTATCCCCATTGAGGAAGTTTACCGGGCTCATGAAGTCATGATGTTCGGAACCACCTTTGATGTTCTTCCTGTTGTGAAGTTCGATGATAAGAAGATCGGACCAGGGCAACCAGGTCCATTTTATAAGAAGTTTCTTAAACTCCTGAGAGAAGACATAGAAAAAAACCCAGATGTTTGCACTCCGGTTTTTGAATAG